From the genome of Deltaproteobacteria bacterium:
ACTATTAATTATCCTGTTGCGTTTCCAACGAGGGGTCCTGAGTTGATAGACCCGCCAGGAGGAGGTTATGCAGTGGGATGGAAAATGAAACGGTATGATACCACGGTAGTTGGAAGAAACGCGGAGTATAGCACGCAGGTAACAGTGGGTGTGGGAATGGGATACGGCCCCGTTCCGGGCCCGGGACCATATCAATAAGGAGGTTATATGAAATCCAGGAAGGTTTATGCATTCCTTCTATGCATTGCTCTATGTAGTAGTGTATTTTTCCCCGGGCTTTTATCTGCTCAGGCGCCTCCCCCCGGCGAGGAAGCGCTGTTTAGTACATCCACAAGCCCCGATGCAATGATTATCCTTGATCTTTCAGGGAGCATGGTCTGGAACCCGGCGGGCGATACCGATATTTGGGGAAATTCTTCATGTTCGGGGACTTTTTATAGTTCCTCCGGTAGCACACATACAACGAACTGCAGCCGTCTTGCCGTCGCCAAACGGGCAATTTTCAGTATCCTCGATGATAACAATGATAATACGATTACTTCATCGGATGAAGGCAGCCTCGGGGTCAGGATAGGGTACATGCAGTATCGCAACTGCTCATCGGGCACTGAATACTCTTATGCTCGCAGCACGTCATGCACGGCAAATTACACGTACTGTACCGGTACCGGTTGCAGCGGGGGATTCTGCAGCACTTCCAAGACCAACTGCAACACAGACTGCAGTAATGTCACCGGGTGTATCAGGGTAATTAAAGAAATCGACACCAAATACAGTTCTGTCTATTGTAATAATGCGACGAGCTGTTCCATTACAAGCGGGAGCAGCTGCGGCGCTTTAAGCTGTGTCAACGGCGCAACGGCAACCGGCGGAACGCCATTGGCAGGGGGTCTTTCTGAGGCGAAAAATTACCTTGACGCCCACAAGGCGATTGATCCTGCCAAGGACTGCCGCAAGAAATTCATTATCCTGCTTACCGACGGGTCAGATACGCTTGGCTGCGGCGCGGACGGTACGGAATGTGATGATCACCGGTATAAAAACAGAAGGGAGTCTGTAGCCAGGGCCAAGGCATTAGCCGACGCGGGGTACCAGCTTTTTGTCATCGGCTTCGGTTCCACCATGCCCCCCTATCTCCAGAACACCCTCAACTGGATGGCCTATTATGGAAGAACGGACGATCCCAATACACCCAACTGGTCCTACTTGGGAGGCACAACCGCCTACAATATCCCTATAGGCTGCGATCCCAACGCAACCCCCCCTGTCACCGCCCCATGCTGCAATCTATCCACGAATCCCACCGCATGCTATCCGGCCGGCGTGACCCAATGCGCTACCGACAGTTTAACGGCAACGGCAGCCTGCTATGACTCCACCGCTCCCTATTGTACAAATCCTACAACCTGCCCCGGACATTCAACCAGTAACTATCGCGCCAATTCTAATGACCCCGGCTTTTCGGGGATAGATCCCGTTGCCGCCTCGCTCACATATATGAGAAATCTGTCTGGGTATGCCTTCATCGCTGCTGACGCCGATCAACTGAATGCGGCCCTGAAAACGGCAATCAATATTGTCCGCGAGGCAACCTACTCCTTCACCCAGGCCTCCGTACAGTCATCCCGGACCGCGGATGAAAATTATATCTATGAGGCTTCCTTCAAACCCGTCGCGAATGATCCTTTCTGGCAGGGGCATTTAAAAAAGTATAGCATAGACAGCGTTACCGGGGAAGTAGTAACTTCTACATTCGTGGATGCGGCGGATATGCTCCGGGCGAGAGATGATACAGTTGACCCAAGGAAAATATATACCTGTGTCGGCTGCACCAGTAACAGTACGCTGACAACTTTTACTATCGCACAAAATATAGACCCCAGTTATTTTGGATTCACCACTACGGCAACATCATCACGGAATGAGGTTATCGGTTACATCCGGGGTAATCCTGCCTATAACCCGGACTGCACAGATGTACCTGTCACGATTACATGCACCGGCAGCACTGTCTTTAAGCTGGGAGATGTGTTCCGGTCATCGCCGATTACCGTAGGAACGCCTTCGGCCTACTTCGACGACATCCGCGATACAAGTCATGCTTTTAGTTTGTACCGGGAAAATAATTGCCGCGCCTCTGCCTGTCCGTCTCCGGGTAATGATAACCGCATCATCGTTGTGGGGGCAAACGACGGCCAGTTGCACGCATTCAAAACGAACAATATGTCGGAGGCATGGAGCTTTATACCGCCTAATCTCCTGCCGAAGCTGAAAAACATAACCCATACTGCTCATCCCACGGCGCTTACCCACCAATATTTTGTTGATG
Proteins encoded in this window:
- a CDS encoding PilC/PilY family type IV pilus protein; translated protein: MKSRKVYAFLLCIALCSSVFFPGLLSAQAPPPGEEALFSTSTSPDAMIILDLSGSMVWNPAGDTDIWGNSSCSGTFYSSSGSTHTTNCSRLAVAKRAIFSILDDNNDNTITSSDEGSLGVRIGYMQYRNCSSGTEYSYARSTSCTANYTYCTGTGCSGGFCSTSKTNCNTDCSNVTGCIRVIKEIDTKYSSVYCNNATSCSITSGSSCGALSCVNGATATGGTPLAGGLSEAKNYLDAHKAIDPAKDCRKKFIILLTDGSDTLGCGADGTECDDHRYKNRRESVARAKALADAGYQLFVIGFGSTMPPYLQNTLNWMAYYGRTDDPNTPNWSYLGGTTAYNIPIGCDPNATPPVTAPCCNLSTNPTACYPAGVTQCATDSLTATAACYDSTAPYCTNPTTCPGHSTSNYRANSNDPGFSGIDPVAASLTYMRNLSGYAFIAADADQLNAALKTAINIVREATYSFTQASVQSSRTADENYIYEASFKPVANDPFWQGHLKKYSIDSVTGEVVTSTFVDAADMLRARDDTVDPRKIYTCVGCTSNSTLTTFTIAQNIDPSYFGFTTTATSSRNEVIGYIRGNPAYNPDCTDVPVTITCTGSTVFKLGDVFRSSPITVGTPSAYFDDIRDTSHAFSLYRENNCRASACPSPGNDNRIIVVGANDGQLHAFKTNNMSEAWSFIPPNLLPKLKNITHTAHPTALTHQYFVDGPITVADVWLGTGYGTVKLISEWRTMLIFGEGRGSSPNLWSSSSTCDSGFNSIYNASATPPYEYYCGYYALDVTETLTPTYKWHIGGNTGINSLHAPYLGDPWGKVMTGRVRINNQEKWVGLVGAGYNGADCTVGICDTRGKGFFIIDLSDGQILWSYTMTPGGTQANSNMKYSIPASATIVDTDNDGFIDRVYIGDLGGNIWRFKFCTAYMSAQPGGCGASTWTGDRLFAGPTPVQPVYTVPAVAKDGGGNLWVYWGTGSKVDPTNSTGQGTLFALKDNGTSMYSTSNMDNISALTATYDNANSTNQGYFITLPGTGEKILADPTVFGGVVYFTTFTPTTSTNSCDQGGSAYLYALWYTSGAGAFPGGRSMSIGTGIPSAPVISQKPGGGGSDIYVTTSGGGGISGSTQKVEFNPPGGGTRTDILYWKDNRIQ